AGTTTTGGAAATGGCCGGGCTGAGCCGGTCCCCCACGCCCAGCCCGACGGCGATGCCGCCGAGCAGCGAAAAGGGAACATCCGCGCCGAGGCCGGAGGCGATGCCGGCCAGCTCCTCACGGGACAGGCGGGTGTTCCACAGCGCGTCGCAGGCAACCAGCGCCGCCGCGGCGTCGGCCGATCCTCCGCCCATGCCTCCGGCCACCGGAACACGTTTGGTGATGTGCAGATGCACTCCCGTGGGACTCTCGGCGTAGGGTGCGAGCGCTGCAGCTGCGCGCGCGGCCAGGTTGTCCGGGCCCAGGGGAATTTCGCCAACGGGGACCTGCAAAGCGCCGTCACTGTCCACCGTGACGGTGACGCCCGGTCCGTCCGTGACGGTGGCCCGGATCTCCTCGAACAGTGACACGGCCAGGTAGACGCTGGCGACACCGTGGTAGCCGTCCGGGCGGAGCGGCCCCACCCGCAGGGACACATTGATCTTTCCCGGGGCGCGGACCAGCACGGAAGCCGGTGCCGCGGCCGGAACCTGTACGGGGGGAGAGTTCACTGCGCTCATACCTTCCAACTTAGAGGAAGGGCCACCCTCGCCGTTAATGCGGGGAGCTGGAACTAGAGGGATGCCGCGCCGTCAGTGCCGCCGCCGGCTGCGGGTGCGGCATCCTTGGCTTCAGCGATCCGGGCAAAGGCGTGGATGTCGATGACTTCACCCCGGGCCTTCGGATCCACCCCGGCCGCCACCAGCGCGTTTTCGGCCTGCGCGGGGCTGCCGGCCCAGCCTGACAGCGCTGCGCGCAGCGTCTTGCGGCGCTGGGCGAAGGCCGCGTCGATCACGGCGAAAACCTCTTCACGGGTGGCCGTGGTCTGCAGCGGTTCGTGACGGGTGAATCCAACCAGCCCGGAAGCGATCTTGGGGGCCGGCCAGAAGACGTTCATGCCGATCACGCCGGCTTTGCGCATGGTGGTGTACCAGGCTGCCTTGACCGAGGGCACTCCGTAGACCTTGGACCCGGGAACCGCGGCCAGGCGGTCCGCCACCTCGTCCTGGACCATGACCAGTCCGTGCTGCAGGGAGGGGAACCGTTCCAGCAGGTGCAGCACCACGGGCACTGCCACGTTGTACGGCAGGTTGGCCACCAGCGCTGTCGGCTCGACCGGCAGTTCGGTGATCCGCATCGCGTCGCCCAGAACCACATGGAGCTGGTCTGCTTTCTCCGGCCGCCAGGACTGGACGGTCGCGGGCAGGCGTTCGGCGAGTACCGGGTCGATTTCGACGGCGACAACCGAGCGGGCGGCGTCCAGCAGTCCCAGGGTGAGTGAACCCAGGCCGGGGCCCACCTCCAACACCGTTTCCTCGGGGCCAACGCCGGCGGCAGCCACGATCCGGCGGATGGTGTTGCCGTCAATGACGAAGTTCTGCCCGAGAGTCTTGGTTGGCCGCACTCCCAGCTCGTCAGCCAGGGCGCGGATATCAGTGGCACCCAGCAGCGGTTTTACCGGAGGACGGGAGGAGGAAACGGATTCAGTCACTGAGTAATACTAGCCGAGCGCACCACCACGGTTCCGGGCGGGAGCGCGTGCGCCGGCGGTTACTCCGGCGGGCAGGACCGGCTCCGTCAGTCCGGCCAGTTTCCGACCGCCGTCGATGTCCGTGCCGGGCGCGGGATCCTCTTCATCGTGTTTCCTTCCGGAATGGGCATGCACTCTGCCGCCCCCGGAAGCCGCTCGGTAGCATTTTGCGCGGAGGCACATTCCAAGTGTCCCGCGGCCCGAGATCGGCGGAAATGACAATGGGCAAAACCTTCGGAAAACGGCTGCAAACCGTGCGCATGGACCGGCGGCTGACCCAGGCGGAGCTTGGTGGTGACATGTTCCGGCCCCGGGATATTTCCCAGCTGGAAAAGGGACGCCGGGAGCCGGTGGGCGGGGCGGTCCGGCTGCTGGCGGAACGGCTGACCGCCGTGCAGGGTTTCCCGCAGCCACGCCCCGGGGAGGACAGCCGGACCTTTCTGGAGTTTTCGGCCGCGCAGGCCTGGGATGAGCGGAATTACCCGGCGGCGCGCGGATACTCCCAGCAGGCTGCGGACACGGCCTTGGCCGAGGGAGACCCGATGGGCTGGTGGGAGCTGACGTTCCTCGCGGCCGCCTGCCTGCGCAGGGTGCACCGGTATCCGGAGTGCATGGCCGAGGCGGAAATGCTGGCGCTGCATCCGCTGGCCGCCGAAGGACAGCCTTTGCGCCCGCAGGCGGAGACCCTGCTGGCCACGGCGTGCCAGGGATCGGGGCGGCTTCCGGAAGCGGTGGGCCACGCCCGGCGGGCCCTGGAACTGGGTCTGTCCGCACGGATTGGCGCCGGTCAGCTAATTGAAGTGTATGAGGCGTTGATTGCGGCTCTTTCGGAGAGCGGCCTCCAGGATGAGGCCTGGGGACATTGCCAAACCCTCCTGCTCCCCCTGCTGGAGGCCACTTCAGACCGCCAGACCAGCGGCAAGGGGTATTGGGCCGTGGGTAACGTCGCCTTCCGCCGGGGGGACCTGGCCGCCGGGGTCCGCCATCACACCAAGGCCGGTTCGTTGCTGACGCCCGATGCGGACCTGGAGGTATGGGCTGCCTTTAACCGTGCCTCGGCTGCGATGCGGCTGGCCGAAGGACTTCATGACAACGCAACCAGGGAGTGCATGGTGCATGCCGAAACCGCGCTTTCGGTGGTGGGCGGCACCGAGGATGAGGCACTGACCAATCAGCACAGCCGCGGCCGGTGGCTGCAGCTGAGCGGCAACCATGCTTCGGCCGCCCGTGTGCTCGGTGATGTGTACGGGCACCGGGACTCGCTCTCCTTGCAGGATGCCGGCGAAGTGGCCCTGCATCTGGCGATCAGCGTAGCGGCACTGGGGAGGTCCCGGGAGGCTGTGGACCTGTTGGACAAGAGCGCGGCCGCTTTCTGGGCCGCGGGAGCAGTGGACCGTGCCGGTCATGCCGGCCGGCTGGCGGCGGAGGCACGGACCGGACATGCGGTGGGCTTAACGAACCGGACCGGGGCCTGATGACAGGTCCCGGTCCGGTATCCCAGCTGCTGAGCGTGGGGGCTGGCTTAGAGCAGGCCCAGCTTGGCGGCGCATGCCGGCCAGTGGCCCCATCCGCCGTTGGCGCGCAGTTTCTCGGCGACGGCAATCTGCTGTTCGGGGGTTGCTTCCGCGGCGATCGGCGCATACTGGCCGCCTCCTGCGCCGAGCCAGCTCGAAACGCTGAACTGCAGTCCGCCGGAATACCCGTTGCCGGTGTTGATGTGCCAGTTTCCATTGGACTCGCACTGCGCCAGCGCGGCCCAGTTTCCTCCGGAGGGTGCGGCTCCGCCGGGCGCAGCCGGTGCGGGAGCGGCAGGCTTTTTCTTGGTGCCCACGGCAATCTTTTCCTCAACCGGCGGCAGGGCCACGGTTTCGCTGACCAGGGTCCGGCTGGCTTCCACGCCGTCAACCAGGACGGTGCTGAAAACGCGGACAATCTCGCCGGGGGTTCCCTTGGCGGTGACCTTTTTCTCGCCCTCCAGCAGGTTGGGGTCCGGTACTTCGGTGGATTCGTACGGCACCGGCTCCGTGACGGTCTCCGGCTCTCCGGGCTGCACGCGGGTGACCTTCAGGGCCATGCCGTCCACCAGGGCCGTGCTTGCGGGGACAGTCAGCCGGTCGGTTGCTGCGAGGGTGATTCCCGCTTCATCCAGCAGTTCGGCAACGGTTCCCGCCGTCGTTGGGCGGTCATAGGACGTGCCGTCCAGGACCATGGTGACTGTCTTGGGGGTTGAAATCGAGAGCCGGTCATCGAGCCCGGTCAGGGCGGTGTCCAAGGAAGCCGAGACGGCGGAGTTGGATGCGACGCGGAGCTCGGACACGAGATCGGCCACGGTTTGGCCGGTGGTGCTGACCGTGTGGCCTTCGCCGTCCAGCGTCAGGTCCACGGTTTTTGCCTTGAAGACCTCGATGGCGGTTCCGTCGGTGACCTCCTCGCCGAGAGCCGGGCTCACGCGGTCTGCAGCGGTGACCTGCACATCGGCCTTTTGGAGGACCTCGGCGACAGTGCCTCCAAAGGTCATCACGTCGGTGCTTTGACCGTCAACGGTCAGGGAAACGGATTTGTTGGTGCCGATAAAGGCCACCAGCCCCAGGATGAGGGCAACCATTACGACAGCCTGCCCGGTGAGTTTTACCCCACGCCTCACGAATGCATGTGCCACGAAATTCCAACCGTTAAGAGCGTCCGGGCACGGGGATAAGGGGCGCGCGGCAACCGTTCTCCCCGGATCGCACGGGGCGGAGCTCTGCACAGGCGTGGAACCTCGACCGGAACCGGGCACAGGGGCATCGCCGCTTCTCAAAGGAAATGAGCGCGCAACTGTTCACAGGACGGTGTGTGGTTCAGTATTAGTTCCGGTGCCTTCCCCGACCCCGGCTAATAGGTCCCTACCGTAACCGAACCGTGATGTGAGGGCAACCCGAGGTTTTTGAGGCTTATGTGACCCACGTTACTGGCGTGGTTTGCCTCACGGGCGGGCCACGTACTGCGGGACCAGGCCTAAACGGCGGTTCCGCCGTCCCAGGAGCCGTAAACCCGCACCGTGTTCTCCACCAGGGTGGACCCCAGTTCAGAAAGGTCAACCCCCAGCTGGGCGGCCATGAACCGGACCGTGAACGGCACCATGTAGCTGGCGTTCGGGCGGCCGCGGTACGGGTGCGGGGTCAGGAAGGGAGAGTCTGTCTCCACCAGCAGGAGCTGACGGTCAGCCACCGCCAGCGCCTCGCGGAGGTTCCCCGCGTTCTTGAAGGTGAGGGTGCCGGCGAAGGACATGTTCCAGCCGTTCTCATTACAGGTCCGGGCCAGGTCCCGGTCACCGGAGAAGCAGTGGAAGACGACGTTCTGGGGTGCCCCCTCCTCAAGCAGGACCCGCACGACGTCGTCGTGGGCATCCCGGTCGTGGATCTGCAGGGCCAGGCCCAGCCGCTTGGCAATGTCGATGTGCCGGCGGAAGGAGTACTGCTGGCGCTCGACGCCGTCGGAGCCGGTGCGGAAATAGTCCAGGCCCGTTTCGCCGATGCCGCGCACCCGGGGATGCCGTGCCAGTGTTTCGATTTCTTCCAGTGCGGCGTCGAGGGAGCCCTCCGCGGCGAGGAGGGGAGCATCATTGGGATGAATTGCCACTGCACCGAGCAGCCGCGGCTCCCCGTCCAGAACCGAGACCGTGAAGCGGGAGGATTCCAGGTCCGTTCCCACCTGCACGGCCCCGCGGACGCCAGCCGCCGCGGCGGCGTCCATGGCCGCCCGAACCCCTGCGGTGCCGGCCTCGCCGGGCGCGAAATCCAAGTGGGTGTGGTTATCGATGACCGGAACCGGAAGCGGTTCCGGCGCGGGAGGATACGGTTTCCCCGAGCCGGATGCGAAGTCCAGATAGGCGGCGGGGATTTCGCCCGGAACATAACCACTGTCATTACACATGTCCTTAACCCTAAGGGAGCTTGTAACGTGTACTGACATAGGGCCGCCGCCAAACCGGCGGATCCTTTTCAGCGTCGCTAGCGGCTCCCGTTCTCGGGTTCCCTGCGATTCCCCCGGCTTGGAAGGTATCCATGGACGCTCGAAATCCAGCAGCCACCGCACCCTATTCCGGGGGCATCCCCGCAGCGGCGGCATCCGGGGAACCGGCAGCCTGGAACCGCAGGGCCGAAACCCCGCAGGATGCCGAAGCGTTCCACCAAGCAGCCTCCGGTATCCTCGCATCCATCAATACCGTTATTGACGGCAAGGAAGAAGCAGCGTCCCTGGTGCTGACCGTCCTGCTTGCACAGGGCCATGTGCTCCTGGAAGACGTTCCCGGCGTCGGCAAGACGCTCCTGGCCAAGACGCTCGCCCGCACCATCGACTGCTCCGTGACCCGGATCCAGTTCACGCCGGACCTGCTTCCGTCCGATGTCACCGGGGTGTCGATCTACAACCAGGATTCCCACCGGTTCGAATTCCGGCAGGGACCGATCTTCGCGAACATTGTGATCGGCGACGAAATTAACCGTGCCTCCGCCAAAACGCAGTCCGCCCTGCTGGAGTGCATGGAGGAACGCCAGGTCACAGTGGACGGCGGCACCTACCGGCTGGCCGAACCGTTCATGGTGGTGGCCACCCAGAATCCCATCGAGATGGAGGGCACCTATCCCCTCCCCGAGGCACAGCGCGACCGCTTTATGGCGCGCATTTCCATGGGCTACCCGGATACGCGGTCGGAAATCGAGATGCTGGAATCCCATCAGTCAACGTCGCCGCTGGATAAGGTTGCCGCCGTCGTCGACGTCGGTGAGGTTGCCGCCATGACGGCCCGGGTGCGGGATATCTTCGTTTCCAATGCCGTGAAGGAATACACAGTGGCCATTGGCCGGGCGACCCGCGAACACGCCCACCTGAGGCTCGGCGCCAGTCCCCGGGCGCTGCTGCAGCTGCTGCGCGCGGCCAAGGCCCACGCGGCGCTGGCGGGACGGGACTTCGTTCTGCCGGATGACATATCGCACCTGACCGACGCGGTCCTGGCGCACCGGATTATCCTGGACCGCAAGGCGGCCAGCTCCGGCGAGACGCCAAGCGGCCTGCTGGCGCATCTGCTGTCCCGCGTTCCTGTACCCCGCAGCCCTGCCGGTGAGCGCATGCGGCGGTAAACTACGGCAAAACACGCCGGGACTTCCGTAAGTGACGTACGCACCACCATCTGTGGGAAGGCTTCATGGAATCAGCAACACGGCTCCTCACACCCCGCGGCTGGGGCCTGATGCTGGCTGGCCTGGCTGCGCTGCTCATGGCACAGGTCATGGGCCGCCGTGATGTCCTTGTCCTCTCGGTGTTCCTGCTCGCGCTGCCGCTGTTGTCAGCCCTGGCGCTGCGGCTGCTCAAGCCGGTGTTCGACGTCGAACGCACCTTCAGTTCGGCGACGGTGGAAACGGGGATTCCAGTGACTGTGGTGCTGTCCCTGCGCACGCCCCGTCCAGTCCGGGAGAGCGCCACCATGCGGGAAGGGCTGCCCCTGCGGTTTGGGGAAAGCCCGGTGTTCCGGTTTCCCGCGCGGTTCACCGCACCGGACGGCGCGAGCACCTATGAATATCAACTTCGCTCCACCCGCCGCGGCCTCTTTCCCATTGGCCCCGTAACGGCGGAATTCCAGGACCTTTTTGGGCTTTCCAGGCGGCGGCACACCCTGGGCGCCGCTGATTCCCTCGTCGTGTCCCCGGCGCCGCGAGCCCTGCCCCGCACCCTGCTGGGTGGTCCGCGCGGCACTGAGGGATCCGTAGCGAGCCCCCTCCGCGGCAACCCCAGCGAGGATGACGTCACCACCCGGGAATACCGTTCCGGGGATCCGATGCGGCGGGTCCACTGGGCAGCCACCGCACGGCACGGAGAACTGATGGTCCGGCAGGAAGAGCCCGTGACCTCCCCCGGCGCCACTCTGCTGATTGATGCGCGGGAGGGATCCTACGCCGGCGGCATCGCGTCCACGCTGTGGATGGAACCGGCCGGCGGCAATGGGCTGTCCACCTCGGAATCCTTCGAATGGGCGGTCACGGCCGCTGTTTCCACAGCTGCCCATCTGGTGGAGAACGGATATTCGCTGCATCTCCTGGACGCCTTTGCCCGCCCCGGCCTCGCCCGGTCCCCTTCCGCACCCGACCCACGGCAACGCGATTTCACCGGCCTCGCCGGGCTGCAGGATATCGCCGACGGGCTGGCTGCGCTGGGACTGGAATCCCGCTCCCCGGAACGGCCCCGCAGTCCCGAGGACGGCGCAGGGACCGGCAGCGGGGATTCGGGCCGGTGGCGGCCGCGCCGCCGGGACCCGGGGAACGCAGTGCGGGAGGACCGGGCACCGGCGCGGCGAACGGCGGACAGCAATCCGCCGTCGGGCATCGGCCGGGGAGCCTTTGCGGATGCGCTGCTGGACTCCCTTGCCCAGCGCCGCCGAGGACCCCTGGTGGCGGTGCTGGGACGGCTGTCCGCCGAGGACGCACACCGGCTTGCACCGGCTGCCGACTACGCATCGCGTGCCTTTGCCGTCCTGGTTGTGGACCGGCTGCCGGAAGCCGCCCCGGCGCTGGCCGTCCTTCGAGCCGGCGGCTGGGACGTCTGCGCGGCAACTCCCGAGTCCGACCTGACGCGCGTCTGGGCCTCGTTCGGAGCCCCCGCCGTCCTGCCTGTTCCTGCATCCAACGCCCGCGAGGACCGCCCATGACCGCCACACTGACCCGGCCCTCCGCCGAAGGGCAAGCCGAGGTGCCGCAGACGTCCCGGTTCAGGCCTCCGTGGGACTGGGCATCCGCGGGCGCCAGCGCCGTTGCCGTCCTGTTGTGCAGCATCAGCCTGCACGGTGTCTTTGACGGCTGGTCCTGGTTTCCTCCGCTGGTGCTCACAGTTGCGGCAGTGGTGTCAGCCATGGCGGCAGCCCGCCGGTTCCGGGCCCCCACCGCATTGGTTCCCGCCGTCGGCCTGGCAGCTCTTGCGATAGCCCTGACCTGGTTGTTTGCCGCTTCAACGGCCCTGCTGGGCCTGCTGCCCACCGGAGCAACCCTGGAGCGCAGCGGCCGGCTGGTCAACGAGGCGCAGGCCACCATCATGAACCAGGTCCCTCCGGTGCTTGCCGACCCGGGCATCGTTTTTATCGCCTGCCTGGGGACCGGACTGATTGCCCTGCTGGTTGATACGCTCGCCACCACGCTGCGGATGCCGGCGGCGAGCGGGCTCGGGTTGCTGGCCCTGCTGACGGTCCCGGCGGTGTTGAAGCCCAACAGCATTGGGGTTCTTGCCTTTATCCTGGCGAGCTCCGGCTACCTGCTGATCCTGGCCACCGGCTCCTGGCAGGACCGTCCCCGCAGCGCTTCGGCTGCCAGCCGCCCGCCCGGCCGGCAGGCAGCGATCGCCGCGGGGATCGGAGTGGCCGCACTTGTCCTGGCGCTGAGTCTGCCGGCGGCCCTCCCCGGTTTCAACCAGGGCACGTTTCCGCAGGGATCACGGCTGAACATCTGGACCGGCCAGTCGGGCCTTAATCCGGTGGTCGCGCTGGGGAACGACCTGCGCCAGCCCTCGGCGTCGGGCCGTATCCGCTACGCGACGGACTCCGGACAGGCCGTTTACCTGCGCTCCACCACGCTGGAGGATTTCTCCGGCCAACGGTGGGCGCCCGATCTGCGGCCGGAAAGCCGCCGTGCCGGCCTGCAGGACATGGTCCCCGCGGAAGCTGCCGGGCCCGCGGAAAACTCAACCACTGTCACCACCCGCGTCCGGTCCGAAACCTACAGCAGTCCGTGGCTGCTGGCTCCCTATGCTCCCCAGCAGGTGAGCGGCGCCACCGGCCGGTTCAGCTGGGACCCGAAAACCATGACCGTCATTTCCGAGGAGAACAAGGGAGTGTCAAGACTGGACTACGAGGTGCAAAGCGCTTCGCCGGACATCTCGGCTGACTCCCTGCGGGGCCTGGAACCGGTGCCGGAAGGCACTGTTGATCCGATCTTTACCGAGCTCCCGGAAGACCTGCCCGAGAGCATCCGGGAGGCCACGCGCGAAGCCACAACCAGGGCCAACGGCCCGTATGAACAGGCAATGGCCATCCAGGACTACCTGCGCGGGCAGGATTTCAGCTATTCACTGGATGCGCCGGTGGAGGGCGGGTATGACGGTAACGGCATGGACGTCCTGGACCGTTTCCTGGAGGAAAAATCCGGCTACTGCGTGCACTACGCCGCCGCAATGGCCGTGATGGCCCGGGAAGCGGGCATCCCCAGCCGGATGGCCCTTGGCTTCGCGCCGGGACGGTCCACCGGAAGCACCCTGCTGAATATGCGGGGCGAGGAATTGCGGGAGTACGAGGTGGATTCGCGTGACGCGCATGCGTGGCCGGAACTCTACTTCGAAGGCACGGGCTGGGTTCGCTTTGAGCCGACCCCGTCGCGGGGATCCGTTCCCTCCTACGCATTGCAGCCCCGTCCCACGCTTCAGGAAGGCGCCGGCCCTGATGACGATCTGAGTGTGGACCGCCCGCTGCCGGAAACTGTTCCCCAGCCCGCGCTGACTCCCCCGCCGTCCTCGAGCGCTGCTCCGGTGGCGGCTGCTGAAACAGGCGCCGGAAAAGCGGCAGCTGCGGGGCTGGCCGTCCTGACCGCTGTTGCAGCCCTGTTGAGCCCCTGGGCACTGCGCCGTCGCAGGCGGACCCTCCGCCGGCGCGGACTGGCCGGTGGCAGGCGTACCGGCGGCCCGGCTGAGTTGTTCCGCGCCAGGTCGGCCGGGCCACGATCGGGTCAGGCCTCGGGACCGGCGTCGCTGGCGTGGGATGAAGCCGCTGACACCGGCCTGGACTTTGGCCACGTGCCGGAGAAGTCCGAATCCCCCCGCGCGTATGCCCTGCGCCTTGAACGCGATGCAATGCTGGCGGACGGTCCGGCCCTGGCGCTGCAACGGCTTCGCGAAGCGTACGAGCAGGAAGTGTATGCGGCGCCGGGGGTTCTCACTTCGCCGGCAGCGGCGGCGGCTTCGGCAGGGTCCGCTTCGGCAGCGTCCGCTTCGGCCGGTGCAGCGGACCCTGCCCGGGCCGAGCGGCTGTGGGCGGATGTGAAGTCGGTCCAGGACGGATTGTCGGCATCCGCTTCATGGGCCGTCCGGATCCGGGCACGGTATTTCCCGGCATCGCTGGCGTCCCGGTTTCACCTGTAACGTGCAGTGCGGCCGACCGGCCCTGCCTCCCGCTCAGGGGACGCAGGGCCGGTGGCTCCGGCCTAAGCGGCCGAAGGGTCGGCGATGCCGATGTACTGCGTGTAGAGGTACTCCTCGATGCCCTCGGCTCCGCCTTCCCGGCCCAGGCCGGACTGCTTGACCCCGCCGAACGGTGCGGCGGCGTTGGAGACCACTCCCGCGTTCAAGCCGAGCATGCCGGTCTCCAGCCTTTCACCGATCCGCAGGCCGCGGTTCAGGTCCTCCGTGAAGACGTAGGCGACCAGGCCGTACTCGGTGTCATTGGCCAGGGCCACGGCTTCGTCCTCGGTGGCGAAGGTGACGATCGGCGCCACGGGGCCGAAGATTTCCTCCTGCAGGATCCGTGCACCGGGCGCTACGTTCTTCAGCACCGTCGGCTGGTAGAAATACCCGGGGCCATCCACGGCGGCACCTCCCACGACGGCCTCCGCGCCGCCGTCGACCGCTTCGGACACCAGTGAGTGGACCTTATCGCGGCTCTTGGCGTCAATCAGCGGACCGATCTTGGACTCGTCCTCGGTTCCGCGCGCCGTCGTCATGGCGCCCACCTTCGCGGCGAACTTTTCCGCGAACTCATCCGCGATGGACTCGTGCACGATGAACCGGTTCGCGGCCGTGCAGGCCTCGCCCATGTTCCGCAGCTTGGCGGTCATTGCTCCGGCCACCGCCTTGTCCATGTCGGCGTCTTCGAAGACAACGAAGGGGGCGTTGCCGCCAAGCTCCATCGAGGTGCGGAGCACCCGGTCCGCGGCATCGCGGATCAGGCCCTGGCCAACCGGGGTTGATCCGGTGAAGGACACCTTGCGCAGACGCTCATCCTTCAGGATCGGTCCGGTGACATCGCCGGCCGATGTGGTCGAAACAACGTTGAGGACCCCTGCCGGCAAT
This genomic interval from Arthrobacter citreus contains the following:
- a CDS encoding 4-(cytidine 5'-diphospho)-2-C-methyl-D-erythritol kinase; amino-acid sequence: MSAVNSPPVQVPAAAPASVLVRAPGKINVSLRVGPLRPDGYHGVASVYLAVSLFEEIRATVTDGPGVTVTVDSDGALQVPVGEIPLGPDNLAARAAAALAPYAESPTGVHLHITKRVPVAGGMGGGSADAAAALVACDALWNTRLSREELAGIASGLGADVPFSLLGGIAVGLGVGDRLSPAISKTPLHWVLVASDAGLSTPAVYGALDELRGEQQLQTAEPEEVDAKILTAMRSGNARDLAAVISNDLQAAALRLAPELGGLLQTGERLGALAGMVSGSGPTVAFLAEDAAAASILESALRAEGHRALAVEGPVPGARLADAVGG
- the rsmA gene encoding 16S rRNA (adenine(1518)-N(6)/adenine(1519)-N(6))-dimethyltransferase RsmA yields the protein MTESVSSSRPPVKPLLGATDIRALADELGVRPTKTLGQNFVIDGNTIRRIVAAAGVGPEETVLEVGPGLGSLTLGLLDAARSVVAVEIDPVLAERLPATVQSWRPEKADQLHVVLGDAMRITELPVEPTALVANLPYNVAVPVVLHLLERFPSLQHGLVMVQDEVADRLAAVPGSKVYGVPSVKAAWYTTMRKAGVIGMNVFWPAPKIASGLVGFTRHEPLQTTATREEVFAVIDAAFAQRRKTLRAALSGWAGSPAQAENALVAAGVDPKARGEVIDIHAFARIAEAKDAAPAAGGGTDGAASL
- a CDS encoding helix-turn-helix transcriptional regulator; protein product: MGKTFGKRLQTVRMDRRLTQAELGGDMFRPRDISQLEKGRREPVGGAVRLLAERLTAVQGFPQPRPGEDSRTFLEFSAAQAWDERNYPAARGYSQQAADTALAEGDPMGWWELTFLAAACLRRVHRYPECMAEAEMLALHPLAAEGQPLRPQAETLLATACQGSGRLPEAVGHARRALELGLSARIGAGQLIEVYEALIAALSESGLQDEAWGHCQTLLLPLLEATSDRQTSGKGYWAVGNVAFRRGDLAAGVRHHTKAGSLLTPDADLEVWAAFNRASAAMRLAEGLHDNATRECMVHAETALSVVGGTEDEALTNQHSRGRWLQLSGNHASAARVLGDVYGHRDSLSLQDAGEVALHLAISVAALGRSREAVDLLDKSAAAFWAAGAVDRAGHAGRLAAEARTGHAVGLTNRTGA
- a CDS encoding transglycosylase family protein, which codes for MVALILGLVAFIGTNKSVSLTVDGQSTDVMTFGGTVAEVLQKADVQVTAADRVSPALGEEVTDGTAIEVFKAKTVDLTLDGEGHTVSTTGQTVADLVSELRVASNSAVSASLDTALTGLDDRLSISTPKTVTMVLDGTSYDRPTTAGTVAELLDEAGITLAATDRLTVPASTALVDGMALKVTRVQPGEPETVTEPVPYESTEVPDPNLLEGEKKVTAKGTPGEIVRVFSTVLVDGVEASRTLVSETVALPPVEEKIAVGTKKKPAAPAPAAPGGAAPSGGNWAALAQCESNGNWHINTGNGYSGGLQFSVSSWLGAGGGQYAPIAAEATPEQQIAVAEKLRANGGWGHWPACAAKLGLL
- a CDS encoding TatD family hydrolase, which encodes MCNDSGYVPGEIPAAYLDFASGSGKPYPPAPEPLPVPVIDNHTHLDFAPGEAGTAGVRAAMDAAAAAGVRGAVQVGTDLESSRFTVSVLDGEPRLLGAVAIHPNDAPLLAAEGSLDAALEEIETLARHPRVRGIGETGLDYFRTGSDGVERQQYSFRRHIDIAKRLGLALQIHDRDAHDDVVRVLLEEGAPQNVVFHCFSGDRDLARTCNENGWNMSFAGTLTFKNAGNLREALAVADRQLLLVETDSPFLTPHPYRGRPNASYMVPFTVRFMAAQLGVDLSELGSTLVENTVRVYGSWDGGTAV
- a CDS encoding AAA family ATPase codes for the protein MDARNPAATAPYSGGIPAAAASGEPAAWNRRAETPQDAEAFHQAASGILASINTVIDGKEEAASLVLTVLLAQGHVLLEDVPGVGKTLLAKTLARTIDCSVTRIQFTPDLLPSDVTGVSIYNQDSHRFEFRQGPIFANIVIGDEINRASAKTQSALLECMEERQVTVDGGTYRLAEPFMVVATQNPIEMEGTYPLPEAQRDRFMARISMGYPDTRSEIEMLESHQSTSPLDKVAAVVDVGEVAAMTARVRDIFVSNAVKEYTVAIGRATREHAHLRLGASPRALLQLLRAAKAHAALAGRDFVLPDDISHLTDAVLAHRIILDRKAASSGETPSGLLAHLLSRVPVPRSPAGERMRR
- a CDS encoding DUF58 domain-containing protein; amino-acid sequence: MESATRLLTPRGWGLMLAGLAALLMAQVMGRRDVLVLSVFLLALPLLSALALRLLKPVFDVERTFSSATVETGIPVTVVLSLRTPRPVRESATMREGLPLRFGESPVFRFPARFTAPDGASTYEYQLRSTRRGLFPIGPVTAEFQDLFGLSRRRHTLGAADSLVVSPAPRALPRTLLGGPRGTEGSVASPLRGNPSEDDVTTREYRSGDPMRRVHWAATARHGELMVRQEEPVTSPGATLLIDAREGSYAGGIASTLWMEPAGGNGLSTSESFEWAVTAAVSTAAHLVENGYSLHLLDAFARPGLARSPSAPDPRQRDFTGLAGLQDIADGLAALGLESRSPERPRSPEDGAGTGSGDSGRWRPRRRDPGNAVREDRAPARRTADSNPPSGIGRGAFADALLDSLAQRRRGPLVAVLGRLSAEDAHRLAPAADYASRAFAVLVVDRLPEAAPALAVLRAGGWDVCAATPESDLTRVWASFGAPAVLPVPASNAREDRP
- a CDS encoding DUF3488 and transglutaminase-like domain-containing protein; the protein is MTATLTRPSAEGQAEVPQTSRFRPPWDWASAGASAVAVLLCSISLHGVFDGWSWFPPLVLTVAAVVSAMAAARRFRAPTALVPAVGLAALAIALTWLFAASTALLGLLPTGATLERSGRLVNEAQATIMNQVPPVLADPGIVFIACLGTGLIALLVDTLATTLRMPAASGLGLLALLTVPAVLKPNSIGVLAFILASSGYLLILATGSWQDRPRSASAASRPPGRQAAIAAGIGVAALVLALSLPAALPGFNQGTFPQGSRLNIWTGQSGLNPVVALGNDLRQPSASGRIRYATDSGQAVYLRSTTLEDFSGQRWAPDLRPESRRAGLQDMVPAEAAGPAENSTTVTTRVRSETYSSPWLLAPYAPQQVSGATGRFSWDPKTMTVISEENKGVSRLDYEVQSASPDISADSLRGLEPVPEGTVDPIFTELPEDLPESIREATREATTRANGPYEQAMAIQDYLRGQDFSYSLDAPVEGGYDGNGMDVLDRFLEEKSGYCVHYAAAMAVMAREAGIPSRMALGFAPGRSTGSTLLNMRGEELREYEVDSRDAHAWPELYFEGTGWVRFEPTPSRGSVPSYALQPRPTLQEGAGPDDDLSVDRPLPETVPQPALTPPPSSSAAPVAAAETGAGKAAAAGLAVLTAVAALLSPWALRRRRRTLRRRGLAGGRRTGGPAELFRARSAGPRSGQASGPASLAWDEAADTGLDFGHVPEKSESPRAYALRLERDAMLADGPALALQRLREAYEQEVYAAPGVLTSPAAAAASAGSASAASASAGAADPARAERLWADVKSVQDGLSASASWAVRIRARYFPASLASRFHL